One window of Alteriqipengyuania lutimaris genomic DNA carries:
- a CDS encoding head GIN domain-containing protein, producing MKFWSGLAIAAAATLLSACNADFNISSGSSGVPLAELDYEGATPTGISLTGPDRVIVTSGETLAIDVEGDRDVTETLRFDLDDDTLGIGREGSWRQKGVATIRVTMPTPTRLSLAGSGEIGLDRLGTGGNVDISIAGSGESRIARIDADVLDISVAGSGSLTAAGRVETLDLSIAGSGDLDMREVEVGNADIAIAGSGDAVFSSDGTVDASIMGSGDVEVIGNARCDVSSMGSGEVRCTARASRSQQAGAQAEE from the coding sequence ATGAAATTCTGGTCAGGACTTGCGATCGCTGCGGCCGCGACACTTTTGTCGGCCTGCAATGCGGACTTCAACATCAGCTCGGGCAGCAGCGGCGTTCCGCTCGCCGAACTCGATTACGAAGGCGCCACGCCGACCGGCATTTCGCTCACCGGCCCCGACCGCGTCATCGTGACATCGGGCGAGACGCTGGCCATCGATGTCGAAGGCGACCGCGACGTTACCGAGACGCTGCGCTTCGATCTCGACGACGATACGCTCGGCATCGGTCGCGAGGGCAGCTGGCGTCAGAAGGGCGTCGCGACCATCCGCGTGACCATGCCCACGCCGACCAGGCTCTCGCTCGCGGGATCGGGCGAGATCGGGCTCGACCGGCTCGGCACCGGGGGCAATGTAGACATTTCGATCGCCGGTTCGGGCGAATCGCGGATCGCGCGGATCGACGCCGACGTGCTCGACATCAGCGTCGCGGGATCGGGTTCGCTCACCGCCGCGGGCCGCGTCGAAACGCTCGACCTGTCGATCGCGGGCTCGGGCGATCTCGACATGCGCGAGGTCGAGGTCGGCAATGCGGATATCGCCATCGCGGGTTCCGGCGATGCGGTCTTCTCCTCGGACGGGACGGTCGATGCGAGCATAATGGGATCGGGCGATGTCGAGGTGATCGGCAATGCCCGTTGCGATGTCAGTTCGATGGGTTCGGGCGAGGTGCGCTGCACCGCGCGGGCCTCGCGTAGCCAGCAGGCCGGCGCGCAGGCCGAGGAATAG